In Streptomyces sp. NBC_01439, the following are encoded in one genomic region:
- a CDS encoding helix-turn-helix domain-containing protein: MRDDELLTVPEAMARLKIGRSALYDLLRTRRLASLTIGRARRIPAHALADYVQRHLEEAAR, encoded by the coding sequence GTGCGTGACGACGAACTCCTCACCGTCCCCGAGGCGATGGCCCGCCTCAAGATCGGCCGATCCGCCCTCTACGACCTCCTGCGCACCCGCCGCCTGGCCTCGTTGACCATCGGCCGTGCCCGCCGCATCCCCGCTCACGCCCTCGCTGACTACGTCCAGCGTCACCTGGAAGAGGCCGCCCGATGA
- a CDS encoding tyrosine-type recombinase/integrase translates to MTAPKRKKARANGEGTIYQRKDGRWEAAGYVLSANGTRKRVRVYGITRREAADKLAEKIADSNRGLLVATADSTVGDYLTYWLGSVAVHRLRENTHTRYAACVRLHLIPGLGTKKVARLTAKDVRTFLDRLRTTCQCCAQGLDTEWKRCCAIGECCQKQLSASTVTYVHSVLKSALEHAVREDELPRNVARNVKTSAPRPRRFRPLTAAEARQFLDAARADRLHALYELALRTGLRKGELLGLHWEDLDLTTGTASIRRSLQRTRTGGLTHLPTKTRASERRIALPTECLRSLKKHKERQDRERETAGSTWQDSVLVFTTPTGGPLDPANLTRRFRSFLNRAGLRRIRFHDLRHSTATLLLEQGVDLVVIKELLGHAHIGVTAGVYAHVRPRLQRQAIDTLGNALGPTEEDPEDPPAMAAVR, encoded by the coding sequence ATGACCGCCCCCAAGCGCAAGAAGGCCCGAGCTAACGGCGAAGGAACCATCTACCAGCGCAAGGACGGCCGCTGGGAAGCCGCCGGCTACGTCCTCTCCGCCAACGGCACCCGCAAACGCGTCCGCGTCTACGGCATCACACGGAGGGAAGCTGCCGACAAGCTCGCTGAGAAGATCGCCGACAGCAACCGCGGCCTGCTCGTCGCAACCGCCGACAGCACCGTCGGCGACTACCTCACCTACTGGCTCGGCAGCGTCGCCGTCCACCGGCTCCGCGAGAACACCCACACCCGCTACGCCGCCTGCGTCCGTCTCCACCTCATCCCCGGCCTCGGCACCAAGAAGGTCGCCCGCCTCACCGCCAAGGACGTCCGCACCTTCCTCGACCGGCTCCGCACCACCTGCCAGTGCTGCGCCCAGGGCCTGGACACCGAATGGAAGAGGTGCTGCGCCATCGGCGAGTGCTGCCAGAAGCAGCTGTCCGCTTCGACCGTGACCTACGTGCACTCGGTGCTCAAGTCGGCTCTGGAACACGCCGTCCGCGAAGACGAGCTGCCCCGCAACGTCGCCCGCAACGTCAAGACCAGCGCACCCCGGCCCAGGCGCTTCCGTCCGCTCACCGCAGCCGAAGCCCGCCAGTTCCTCGACGCGGCCCGCGCCGACCGGCTCCACGCGCTGTACGAACTCGCCCTCCGCACCGGACTCCGCAAGGGCGAACTCCTCGGCCTCCACTGGGAAGACCTCGACCTCACCACCGGAACGGCCAGCATCCGCCGCTCACTCCAGCGCACCCGAACCGGCGGCCTCACCCACCTACCCACCAAAACCCGGGCGTCCGAACGCCGCATCGCCCTCCCCACCGAATGCCTCCGCTCCCTCAAGAAGCACAAGGAACGGCAGGACAGGGAGCGGGAGACCGCAGGGTCAACCTGGCAGGACAGCGTCCTCGTCTTCACCACCCCGACCGGCGGGCCTCTCGACCCAGCCAACCTCACCCGCCGCTTCCGCAGCTTCCTCAACCGGGCCGGACTCCGCCGCATCCGCTTCCACGACCTCCGCCACTCGACCGCCACCCTGCTCCTGGAACAAGGCGTCGACCTCGTCGTCATCAAGGAACTCCTCGGCCACGCCCACATCGGCGTCACCGCCGGCGTCTACGCCCACGTACGCCCCCGCCTCCAACGCCAAGCCATCGACACCCTCGGCAACGCCCTCGGCCCGACCGAGGAAGACCCCGAAGACCCACCCGCCATGGCAGCCGTCCGCTGA
- a CDS encoding polymorphic toxin-type HINT domain-containing protein yields MSPISANNSSLPGNRKARAWRARLAGRIGVTLSVTLVATLLPAEAWAASPGNRSGVDLPGLQQDIKAKLDKVAAAKLQGWDGAAAAPPPGYEPSRVTPPAAGSEPVALNPESGTQLVQAGGLPISIGKASPTERNPTPPAPSGTWVVAVEARTVTESAGVDGAIIKVTPPAGSSTPVDVQLDYKKFEDLYGTEWATRLELKQLPECFLTTPELPECSAAVDVPSTNDPHSGTVRATVDPVAVPGQGLRTMSGGGGAMVLAASDGGSGAGGTYKATPLSPSGSWSAGGSGGGFSWTYPLTVPPNPAGPEPKIAFSYSSQAVDGKTSVANGQGSWIGDGWSYEPGYIERRYRACSEDRDATGGAPNNDNSTDKKKGDLCWAGDNLVMSLGGSTTELVRDAASGQLVPAADDGSKIERMSGSANGAKDGEYWVVTTRDGTRYHFGRHNVGTHGDGASPLTVTDSVFTVPVFGNHPGEPCHQAAYANSSCRQAWRWNLDYVEDVHGNAMVIDWQPEQNRYAKNAKFKEKNAAEVGYTRGGYPTRILYGLRADNLAGAPAGRVEFTLAERCIEEGGVKCGNAQFDSKNYGDKQPWWDTPSTLHCKMDAENCHVASPTFWSRKRLTGVTTYGQRTEGSTALSKVDHWSLTQSFPKQRTDTHPPLWLESITRTGYGTAKDGGDNLIGIPLPPVSFLANVQDMPNRVAKSANDATPDYDRLRVETIRNETGGETYVDYSAPCAVGTTHPKPEANTTRCFPVHWSPDTELEKPPLEWFNKYVVEKVVEKDRVARQPDVTTSYTYEGDAAWGKDTDEFTKPELRTYSQWRGYASVVTTKGVTANAGKPDATEQSQTRTRYFRGMSGDGGRAKVRVKDSTNAEDLGEDLLQLQGQVAETISYTKAGGNVSSRVINWPWSQRTANRPRRGTTDLEAFRTGTARSDAFQSIEGGTRMVRTQNTFDEGAYGLPKTAQAEVLTSNGTGWTSSEQNCITTTYVHNTTKHIIGLAQRVRSTAGDCSKAATGQVLTDTRTSYDALNAFGTAPVKGLPVQVDTLDGAGTGWVTTARTEYDALGRPVKAYDAAGNPTSTTVSPPTGPVFSTTITNALGHTVTAKSDPGRGSVLESTDANGRKASMAYDALGRTTGVWTPSRKQGTDKAAFVFSYDISVDMPPTVVSGALRDNGTYENTVTVYDGLLRTRQTQKEALGGGRLITDTLYNASGAVRQTDNAYYAEGEPDKKIFVPETVFHVPNATATAYDGLGRAVRSTTLHEGTPHHSAVVTYGGNWTVQRSAMSADGTAPLAGSEATRTWTDALNRTTLVQKFSAADLTTWTDTKYAYDVRGKLAKVTDAAGNDWTYSYDARGRLIGTSDPDLGNSSFGYNNLDQQVWSENAAGQKTFTNYDKLNRKTAEVEDAPNGTPVATWSYDTLPGAKGQPVASTRRTGDVTVTSKVTGYDSEYRPTGTTLTIPDGAATKGLAGTYAYTTTYTPTGKVRSTTVPATPGGLAAEKLITRYNEEGAPTTMSGLSWYTAETVFSPFGEVLRTASGKAPHRVWTTSFYDPTTGRVTDTSADRETTGPNRINARSYKYDTSGKITSVTDRQSGGRVDRQCYTYNTLGQLTKAWTGRTENCTGPSLSDVTPGPDGDGYWQEYEFDAIGNRTKLINRDLTNAALDDTTTYAYGVQVTGNGGLPPVKTHPHALTEAKQTTKSQNSTVTSLSTYGYDSAGNTTRRTIDGDTQILNWDRRNKLASASSPGIGAVTVTGLGGKCLDVDGGNSDDGTPAQVMSCNESKAQKWTLSGDTVKALGKCLTAKDSRARLYTCDGSNEQKFTSRPDKTLYNQATGQCVTVPNDDAADGNDLHIYTCVAGSAAQQWVFGGSGSSYIYDASGNRLIQETGSSRTLYLGEAEVTVNLAGQAVDAVRYYTGVGATTTVRQTKGKTTGHALTVLLSDRQGTATTMVEQAAGQKVTHRKADPYGNPRGAQVGNWAGQRDFLGTGTDDSATRLTHIGAREYEPANGRFISVDPVIDITNPMQMNGYVYANGDPVNQMDPTGLESCFPNYCAGTNGTYGDYKEENDPEVERQRVSGGGGSKGNAKGDAKSGTKSTVKLVLAGKPLPTEEELLRQGFWPTRTYQENLRRWANGHCSSTGARDRQDFCDAANRIGLTSPSGDWMEALGIRNTWECIKDPGWNKNCGMAAVDVTITIAGSFIGRAAKAATAGRAVTGAAANEAVDVAIACLRRDSFTEDTLVLMADGTTKEIDDVEVGEKVLATDPVTGETTPKTVTAEILTKDDKEYVDLTIGAGEAEPVITTTVHHPFWSMSAGAWVYAGDLKAGMTLRTDDGRAVAVARTRSYRADQTTYNLTVSDLHTYHVLAGKTPVLVHNAGGLYVRGPKDPLNFGSNYTGRVDRFDIGGTTDFEVHVYHKGKEVGIFGSDGWFSKHGKSADVDVPRDVYNNLKGLAVGELRRDGRIGEKGTENVKGDNWKRPRITGGGC; encoded by the coding sequence ATGTCGCCGATTTCGGCGAACAATTCCAGCCTGCCCGGAAACAGAAAGGCCCGCGCCTGGCGCGCGCGCCTCGCCGGGCGCATCGGCGTCACGCTGTCCGTGACGCTGGTCGCAACTCTTCTGCCCGCCGAGGCCTGGGCGGCGTCACCGGGAAACCGCAGCGGCGTCGACCTGCCCGGCCTCCAGCAGGACATCAAGGCCAAGCTCGACAAGGTCGCGGCCGCGAAACTGCAGGGCTGGGACGGTGCCGCCGCGGCGCCGCCCCCGGGGTACGAGCCCTCCAGGGTGACTCCCCCGGCGGCCGGCTCGGAACCCGTGGCGCTGAATCCGGAGAGCGGGACGCAGCTGGTCCAGGCGGGCGGGCTGCCCATCAGCATCGGCAAGGCCTCGCCGACCGAAAGGAATCCGACGCCGCCGGCCCCGTCCGGAACCTGGGTGGTGGCCGTCGAGGCGCGGACCGTCACCGAGTCGGCCGGCGTCGACGGCGCGATCATCAAGGTCACACCTCCGGCCGGCAGCTCGACCCCGGTCGACGTGCAGCTCGACTACAAGAAGTTCGAGGACCTCTACGGCACCGAATGGGCCACTCGCCTGGAGCTCAAGCAACTCCCCGAGTGCTTCCTGACCACGCCCGAGCTTCCCGAGTGCTCCGCCGCCGTGGACGTCCCGAGCACCAACGACCCCCACTCCGGGACCGTCCGGGCAACCGTCGACCCGGTCGCCGTGCCCGGGCAGGGCCTGCGCACCATGTCCGGTGGCGGCGGTGCGATGGTCCTGGCCGCTTCCGACGGGGGCTCGGGCGCGGGCGGCACCTACAAGGCCACCCCGCTCTCCCCCTCGGGCAGTTGGTCGGCGGGAGGAAGCGGCGGCGGGTTCTCCTGGACGTATCCGCTGACCGTGCCCCCGAACCCGGCCGGACCCGAGCCGAAGATTGCCTTCTCCTACTCCTCGCAGGCCGTGGACGGCAAGACGTCCGTGGCCAACGGGCAGGGTTCGTGGATCGGTGACGGCTGGAGCTACGAGCCCGGCTACATCGAACGCCGCTACCGGGCCTGCTCGGAGGACCGCGATGCGACAGGGGGTGCACCGAACAACGACAACAGCACGGACAAGAAGAAGGGCGACCTGTGCTGGGCCGGCGACAACCTGGTGATGTCGCTCGGTGGCTCCACCACCGAGCTGGTCCGCGACGCCGCATCGGGGCAGCTGGTTCCGGCCGCCGATGACGGTTCGAAGATCGAGCGGATGTCGGGCAGCGCCAACGGCGCGAAGGACGGCGAGTACTGGGTCGTCACCACCCGCGACGGCACGCGGTACCACTTCGGACGCCACAACGTCGGCACCCACGGCGACGGAGCTTCGCCGCTGACCGTCACCGACTCGGTCTTCACCGTCCCCGTCTTCGGCAACCACCCCGGCGAACCCTGCCACCAGGCGGCGTACGCCAACTCGTCCTGCCGCCAGGCCTGGCGCTGGAACCTCGACTACGTCGAGGACGTCCACGGCAACGCCATGGTCATCGACTGGCAGCCGGAGCAGAACCGCTACGCCAAGAACGCGAAGTTCAAGGAGAAGAACGCCGCTGAAGTCGGCTACACCCGAGGCGGCTACCCCACCCGGATCCTCTACGGGCTGCGCGCGGACAACCTCGCCGGAGCTCCGGCAGGCCGCGTCGAGTTCACGCTCGCGGAGCGGTGCATCGAGGAGGGCGGCGTCAAGTGCGGCAACGCCCAGTTCGATTCGAAGAACTACGGTGACAAGCAGCCCTGGTGGGACACCCCGTCCACCCTTCACTGCAAGATGGACGCGGAGAACTGCCACGTCGCCTCGCCGACGTTCTGGTCGCGAAAGCGCCTGACCGGTGTCACCACCTACGGCCAGCGCACCGAAGGTTCCACGGCCCTCTCCAAGGTCGACCACTGGTCGCTGACCCAGTCGTTCCCGAAGCAGCGCACCGACACGCACCCCCCGCTGTGGCTGGAGTCCATCACCCGCACCGGATACGGCACCGCGAAGGACGGCGGTGACAACCTGATCGGGATCCCGCTGCCGCCGGTGTCCTTCCTGGCCAACGTCCAGGACATGCCGAACCGCGTCGCGAAGAGCGCCAACGACGCGACGCCCGACTACGACCGCCTCCGCGTGGAGACGATCCGCAACGAGACCGGTGGCGAGACGTACGTCGACTACTCGGCTCCCTGTGCGGTGGGTACGACCCACCCCAAGCCGGAGGCCAACACCACCCGTTGCTTCCCCGTCCACTGGTCCCCGGACACCGAGCTGGAGAAGCCGCCGCTGGAGTGGTTCAACAAATACGTCGTCGAGAAGGTCGTCGAGAAGGACCGCGTCGCCCGCCAGCCCGACGTCACCACCAGTTACACGTACGAAGGTGACGCGGCCTGGGGCAAGGACACCGACGAGTTCACCAAGCCCGAACTGCGCACCTACAGCCAGTGGAGGGGGTACGCATCGGTCGTGACGACCAAGGGCGTCACCGCCAACGCGGGCAAGCCCGACGCCACGGAGCAGTCCCAGACGCGCACGCGCTATTTCCGCGGCATGTCCGGAGACGGTGGTCGCGCCAAGGTCAGGGTCAAGGACTCCACCAATGCCGAGGATCTGGGGGAGGACCTTCTCCAACTGCAAGGACAAGTAGCGGAAACGATCAGCTACACGAAGGCGGGCGGCAACGTCTCCTCGCGCGTGATCAATTGGCCCTGGAGCCAGCGAACGGCGAATCGTCCGCGGCGTGGCACCACTGACCTGGAGGCCTTCCGTACCGGCACGGCCCGTTCCGATGCGTTCCAGTCGATCGAGGGCGGGACCCGCATGGTCCGTACCCAGAACACGTTCGACGAGGGGGCCTACGGTCTGCCCAAGACGGCGCAGGCCGAAGTGCTGACGTCGAACGGCACGGGGTGGACGTCCTCGGAGCAGAACTGCATCACCACCACCTACGTGCACAACACGACGAAGCACATCATCGGACTCGCCCAGAGGGTACGCAGCACGGCCGGTGACTGCAGCAAGGCGGCCACCGGGCAGGTCCTCACGGACACCCGCACCTCCTACGACGCCCTGAACGCATTCGGTACCGCCCCCGTGAAGGGGCTGCCGGTTCAGGTCGACACCCTCGACGGCGCCGGCACCGGATGGGTCACCACGGCCCGTACCGAGTACGACGCCCTGGGGCGCCCCGTCAAGGCCTACGACGCGGCCGGCAATCCGACGTCCACGACCGTCAGCCCTCCCACGGGCCCCGTCTTCTCCACCACGATCACCAACGCCCTGGGCCACACCGTGACGGCGAAGTCCGATCCCGGCCGTGGCAGCGTGCTGGAATCCACCGACGCCAACGGCCGCAAGGCGAGCATGGCCTACGACGCACTGGGCCGCACCACCGGAGTGTGGACTCCCTCCCGGAAGCAGGGTACGGACAAGGCGGCCTTCGTCTTCTCGTACGACATATCCGTCGACATGCCGCCGACCGTGGTCAGTGGCGCTCTGCGGGACAACGGCACCTACGAGAACACGGTCACCGTCTACGACGGCCTCCTGCGCACGCGACAGACCCAGAAGGAGGCGCTGGGCGGCGGCCGTCTGATCACCGACACCCTCTACAACGCCAGCGGTGCCGTGCGACAGACCGACAACGCCTACTACGCAGAAGGGGAACCGGACAAGAAGATCTTCGTCCCGGAGACGGTCTTCCACGTCCCGAACGCCACCGCGACCGCCTACGACGGCCTCGGCCGGGCGGTGCGCTCCACCACTCTCCACGAGGGCACTCCGCACCACTCCGCCGTCGTCACCTACGGCGGGAACTGGACCGTTCAGCGCAGCGCGATGTCGGCCGACGGAACGGCCCCGCTGGCGGGCAGCGAGGCGACCAGGACCTGGACCGACGCGCTGAACCGCACGACGCTGGTCCAGAAGTTCTCGGCCGCCGACCTGACCACCTGGACCGACACCAAGTACGCGTACGACGTCCGGGGCAAGCTGGCCAAGGTGACCGACGCGGCCGGCAACGACTGGACGTACTCGTACGACGCCCGAGGCCGCCTGATCGGTACGAGCGACCCCGACCTGGGAAACTCTTCCTTCGGCTACAACAACCTCGACCAGCAGGTCTGGTCCGAGAACGCGGCCGGCCAGAAGACCTTCACCAACTACGACAAGCTGAACCGCAAGACCGCCGAGGTGGAGGACGCCCCGAACGGCACTCCGGTCGCCACCTGGTCCTACGACACGCTGCCGGGTGCCAAGGGCCAACCGGTCGCGTCGACCCGCCGCACCGGTGACGTCACGGTGACCAGCAAGGTCACCGGCTACGACTCCGAATACCGGCCGACCGGCACCACCCTCACCATCCCGGACGGCGCAGCCACCAAGGGCCTGGCCGGCACGTACGCCTACACCACCACCTACACCCCCACCGGCAAGGTCCGGTCCACCACGGTCCCGGCCACCCCGGGCGGCCTCGCCGCCGAGAAGCTGATCACCCGCTACAACGAGGAGGGCGCGCCGACCACGATGTCGGGTCTCTCCTGGTACACCGCGGAGACGGTCTTCAGCCCGTTCGGCGAGGTACTGCGCACGGCATCCGGCAAGGCACCGCACCGGGTGTGGACCACCAGCTTCTACGATCCGACCACCGGTCGTGTCACCGACACCAGCGCGGACCGGGAGACGACCGGACCCAACCGGATCAACGCCCGCTCCTACAAGTACGACACCAGCGGCAAGATCACTTCGGTGACGGACCGTCAGTCCGGCGGCCGCGTCGACCGCCAGTGCTACACGTACAACACGCTGGGGCAGCTCACCAAGGCGTGGACCGGCAGGACCGAGAACTGCACCGGCCCCAGCCTGAGTGACGTCACCCCCGGCCCCGACGGCGACGGCTACTGGCAGGAGTACGAGTTCGATGCCATAGGCAACCGGACCAAACTCATCAACCGCGACCTCACGAATGCGGCACTGGACGACACCACGACCTACGCGTACGGCGTCCAGGTGACGGGCAACGGCGGGCTGCCGCCGGTCAAGACCCATCCGCACGCACTCACCGAGGCCAAGCAGACCACCAAGTCCCAGAACTCGACGGTCACGTCGCTCTCCACGTACGGATACGACAGCGCCGGCAACACGACCCGGCGGACCATCGACGGCGACACCCAGATCCTCAACTGGGACCGGCGCAACAAGCTCGCCTCCGCCAGTAGCCCGGGCATCGGCGCCGTCACCGTCACCGGTCTGGGCGGCAAGTGCCTCGACGTCGACGGCGGCAACTCCGATGACGGCACGCCCGCCCAGGTGATGTCGTGCAACGAGTCCAAGGCGCAGAAGTGGACCCTCAGCGGCGACACCGTCAAGGCCCTCGGCAAGTGCCTCACCGCCAAGGACAGCAGGGCGCGCCTCTACACCTGCGACGGCAGCAACGAACAGAAGTTCACCTCCAGGCCCGACAAGACCCTCTACAACCAGGCCACTGGCCAGTGCGTCACCGTCCCCAACGACGATGCCGCCGACGGCAACGACCTCCACATCTACACGTGCGTGGCCGGGTCCGCCGCGCAGCAGTGGGTCTTCGGCGGCAGCGGTAGTTCGTACATCTACGACGCCTCCGGCAACCGGCTCATCCAGGAGACCGGGAGCAGTCGCACGCTGTACCTCGGTGAGGCCGAGGTAACGGTCAACCTGGCCGGCCAAGCCGTCGACGCCGTCCGTTACTACACCGGCGTCGGAGCCACTACCACCGTCCGTCAGACCAAGGGCAAGACCACCGGCCACGCCCTGACCGTCCTGTTGAGCGACCGCCAGGGGACCGCCACCACCATGGTGGAACAGGCCGCGGGCCAGAAGGTCACCCACCGCAAGGCCGACCCCTACGGCAACCCCCGGGGCGCCCAGGTCGGGAACTGGGCGGGCCAGCGCGACTTCCTGGGGACGGGCACGGACGACAGCGCCACCCGTCTCACGCACATCGGCGCCCGCGAGTACGAACCCGCGAACGGCCGGTTCATCAGCGTCGACCCGGTCATCGACATCACCAACCCGATGCAGATGAACGGGTACGTGTACGCGAACGGCGACCCGGTCAACCAGATGGACCCCACCGGGCTCGAAAGCTGCTTCCCGAACTACTGCGCAGGTACCAACGGCACCTACGGGGACTACAAGGAGGAGAACGACCCCGAGGTGGAACGGCAGCGGGTCTCGGGCGGCGGGGGCTCCAAGGGCAACGCGAAGGGCGACGCCAAGAGCGGTACCAAGAGCACCGTCAAGCTGGTCCTCGCAGGAAAGCCCCTTCCCACCGAGGAGGAACTCCTCAGGCAGGGCTTCTGGCCCACCCGGACCTACCAGGAGAACCTGAGGCGCTGGGCGAACGGGCACTGCTCATCCACCGGCGCCAGAGACAGGCAAGACTTCTGCGACGCGGCGAACAGAATCGGCCTGACGAGTCCCAGTGGCGACTGGATGGAGGCGCTGGGGATCCGAAACACCTGGGAGTGCATCAAGGACCCGGGCTGGAACAAGAACTGCGGAATGGCCGCGGTGGACGTGACGATCACGATCGCCGGAAGTTTCATCGGCAGGGCCGCGAAAGCGGCAACGGCGGGCAGGGCGGTCACCGGAGCGGCGGCCAATGAAGCCGTCGACGTAGCCATTGCCTGTCTCCGACGCGACAGCTTCACCGAAGACACGCTCGTCCTGATGGCTGACGGCACCACCAAGGAGATCGACGACGTCGAAGTCGGCGAAAAGGTTCTCGCCACGGACCCGGTGACGGGAGAGACCACGCCGAAAACGGTCACCGCCGAGATCCTGACGAAGGATGACAAGGAATACGTCGACCTGACGATCGGAGCCGGAGAAGCCGAACCCGTCATCACGACGACGGTGCACCACCCGTTCTGGTCGATGTCTGCAGGTGCCTGGGTCTATGCGGGTGACCTCAAAGCCGGAATGACCCTGCGGACGGACGACGGGCGGGCGGTCGCCGTTGCGCGAACCCGTTCCTACCGTGCGGACCAGACGACGTACAACCTGACGGTTTCCGACCTCCACACGTACCATGTGCTCGCGGGCAAGACTCCGGTCCTCGTGCACAATGCCGGAGGGCTTTATGTACGCGGTCCGAAGGATCCTCTGAATTTCGGGAGTAATTACACCGGGCGCGTCGACAGATTCGACATCGGTGGTACGACTGACTTCGAGGTTCACGTCTACCACAAGGGTAAGGAAGTCGGGATCTTCGGCAGTGACGGATGGTTCTCGAAGCACGGAAAGAGTGCTGACGTCGATGTTCCGCGGGATGTCTACAACAACCTGAAGGGGCTAGCCGTGGGCGAATTGAGGCGAGATGGCCGTATCGGCGAAAAGGGAACCGAGAACGTGAAGGGCGACAACTGGAAGCGCCCGCGCATCACTGGCGGTGGGTGCTAA